The Aggregatilinea lenta genome includes a region encoding these proteins:
- a CDS encoding ferredoxin: protein MEVTVDSNVCSACELCADLAPNVFEMGDEGYAVVLVNPVPAEYEDDVRDAADSCASGAIEITE, encoded by the coding sequence ATGGAAGTGACCGTCGATTCCAACGTCTGCTCGGCTTGCGAGCTGTGCGCCGATCTGGCCCCGAACGTGTTCGAGATGGGCGACGAGGGCTATGCGGTTGTGCTCGTGAACCCGGTCCCCGCCGAGTACGAGGACGACGTTCGTGACGCCGCCGACAGCTGCGCTTCGGGCGCGATTGAAATCACCGAGTAG
- a CDS encoding GMC family oxidoreductase, whose product MKRYDAVIVGSGAAGAVMAYRLSSKGMSVLVLERGKREDPATFEHNEMEMLPRIYKNGGLQTTANLDLAIMQGCTVGGSTVVNNAIWLRADLDRLLPDWKTRGADLDRARMEAAYTDLESKLRVSQIPMALANNGTDVFLRGCEALGIPARLLSHNRDECIGCGWCNYGCRYNRKTSMLVTFIPWAESHGAEVIDQCRDVRLTRRGSAIAEVRYHRLGVTETVAADRVVVCAGAIGSSDLLLRNDITQRGTVGRGFHALGGVMVTAEMIGQVDGYDKIGLTCVADVGDECVVETFFSPPGAFSITLGGWFAAHYDRMHRYTRFTQAGVMVGTDPTGRITIDRKGRTKIDLSFSQRDLDRLKKGVGTLAGIFFAAGAISVLPSSYRFIELTNPGDVHLIDEQVQHADDLLLGSAHPQGGNVICEDPSKGVVDPSFRVHGFDNLFVVDASVFPSNLWANCQATVMALSHMASDHVAA is encoded by the coding sequence ATGAAACGCTACGACGCAGTGATCGTTGGTTCCGGGGCAGCGGGGGCGGTGATGGCGTACCGCCTGTCGAGCAAGGGCATGAGCGTGCTGGTGTTGGAACGCGGCAAGCGCGAAGATCCGGCCACCTTCGAGCACAACGAGATGGAGATGCTGCCGCGCATCTACAAAAACGGCGGGCTGCAAACCACCGCCAACCTGGACCTGGCGATCATGCAGGGCTGTACGGTCGGCGGCTCGACGGTGGTCAACAACGCGATCTGGCTGCGCGCCGATCTCGACCGCCTGCTGCCGGACTGGAAGACGCGCGGCGCGGACCTGGACCGGGCGCGCATGGAAGCGGCGTACACGGACCTGGAAAGCAAACTGCGCGTCAGCCAGATTCCGATGGCGCTCGCCAACAACGGCACGGACGTCTTTTTGCGCGGCTGCGAGGCGCTGGGCATCCCCGCGCGGCTGCTGTCGCACAACCGCGACGAGTGTATCGGCTGCGGGTGGTGCAACTACGGCTGCCGCTATAACCGCAAGACCTCGATGCTGGTGACGTTTATTCCCTGGGCGGAGTCGCACGGGGCGGAGGTGATCGACCAGTGCCGCGACGTGCGCCTGACGCGCCGGGGATCGGCTATCGCGGAGGTGCGCTATCACCGCCTGGGAGTGACGGAAACCGTGGCGGCGGATCGTGTGGTGGTGTGCGCGGGCGCGATCGGCTCGTCGGACCTGCTGCTGCGCAACGACATCACGCAGCGCGGCACGGTGGGGCGCGGCTTCCACGCGCTGGGCGGGGTGATGGTCACGGCGGAGATGATCGGGCAGGTGGACGGCTACGACAAGATCGGGCTGACGTGCGTCGCGGACGTGGGCGACGAGTGCGTGGTGGAGACGTTCTTTTCACCGCCCGGCGCGTTCTCGATCACGCTGGGCGGGTGGTTCGCCGCGCATTATGACCGCATGCACCGCTACACGCGCTTCACGCAGGCGGGCGTGATGGTCGGCACCGACCCGACCGGGCGCATCACCATCGACCGCAAGGGCCGCACGAAGATCGACCTGTCGTTCAGCCAGCGTGACCTGGATCGTCTCAAGAAAGGCGTGGGCACACTGGCCGGGATCTTCTTCGCGGCGGGCGCGATCTCGGTGCTGCCGTCCTCGTACCGTTTCATCGAGCTGACCAACCCCGGCGACGTGCACCTGATCGACGAGCAGGTGCAGCACGCGGACGATCTGCTGCTCGGCTCGGCGCACCCGCAGGGCGGCAACGTGATCTGCGAAGACCCGTCGAAGGGCGTGGTCGATCCGTCGTTCCGCGTGCACGGCTTCGATAACCTGTTCGTGGTGGACGCCAGCGTGTTCCCGTCGAATCTGTGGGCCAACTGCCAGGCAACGGTCATGGCGCTGTCGCACATGGCGTCCGATCACGTCGCGGCGTGA
- a CDS encoding methylase, producing MSPVIRRRSARPEGQPTRGKTTRNRLRRTDLFLLLNEGPLVRAEGGAYDRAYFVDLGYGAEPFTTLESAERLRAANPRLPVLGVEIDSERVARAVPYAGEGVLFRLGGFNVPLAAGESARIIRAFNVLRQYEEGQVREAWQVMGRTLLPGGVLMEGTSDPFGRLWVANLLRRTGDTLVYEGLLFSTNFRWGFEPRLFQPVLPKNCIHRMLPGEPINDFMDGWHRAARETVAFNEWGLRQWFEASAHALVAQGFRVDGRRKLLRRGFLVWKESPHGDALIPL from the coding sequence ATGAGTCCCGTTATTCGCCGCCGCTCCGCTCGTCCCGAAGGCCAGCCGACACGCGGCAAGACGACGCGCAATCGTCTGCGTCGCACGGATCTGTTCCTGCTACTCAACGAAGGGCCGCTGGTCCGCGCGGAGGGCGGAGCTTATGACCGCGCCTACTTCGTGGATCTGGGCTACGGCGCGGAGCCGTTCACCACGCTCGAAAGCGCCGAACGGCTGCGCGCGGCGAACCCGCGCCTGCCGGTGCTGGGCGTGGAGATCGACTCGGAGCGCGTGGCGCGTGCCGTGCCGTATGCGGGTGAGGGCGTATTGTTCCGGCTGGGCGGCTTCAACGTGCCGCTGGCGGCGGGCGAGTCGGCGCGGATCATCCGCGCGTTCAACGTGCTGCGCCAGTACGAGGAAGGCCAGGTGCGCGAGGCGTGGCAGGTCATGGGGCGCACGCTGCTGCCCGGCGGCGTGCTGATGGAGGGTACGTCCGATCCGTTTGGGCGGCTCTGGGTTGCCAACCTGCTGCGGCGGACCGGGGATACGCTGGTCTATGAGGGGCTGCTGTTCAGCACGAATTTCCGCTGGGGATTCGAGCCGCGCCTGTTCCAGCCTGTGCTGCCCAAAAACTGCATCCACCGGATGCTGCCCGGTGAGCCGATCAACGACTTCATGGACGGCTGGCACCGCGCCGCGCGCGAGACGGTGGCGTTCAACGAGTGGGGGCTGCGACAGTGGTTCGAGGCCAGCGCGCACGCGCTCGTCGCGCAAGGCTTCCGGGTGGATGGGCGGCGCAAGCTGCTGCGGCGCGGCTTCTTGGTGTGGAAGGAGTCGCCGCACGGCGATGCGCTGATCCCGCTTTAG
- a CDS encoding response regulator: MATILIIEDEIVLQRTLRKLLEFEGHTILDAENGVTGLKAAREHLPDLIICDIRMPVLDGYGVLALLRQSAETASIPFVFMTAKASQSEIERGLALGIDHYLTKPFEANELLRIVNDKLNAG; this comes from the coding sequence ATGGCGACCATCCTGATCATCGAAGATGAGATTGTGCTGCAGCGCACGCTGCGCAAGCTGCTGGAATTTGAAGGGCATACCATCCTCGACGCCGAGAACGGCGTCACCGGGCTGAAGGCGGCGCGCGAACACCTGCCTGACCTGATCATATGCGACATCCGCATGCCGGTGCTGGACGGGTACGGCGTGCTGGCCCTGCTGCGGCAGTCCGCCGAGACAGCCTCGATCCCGTTCGTGTTCATGACGGCCAAAGCCAGCCAGTCGGAAATCGAGCGCGGGCTGGCGCTGGGCATCGACCACTACCTCACCAAGCCCTTCGAAGCAAACGAGCTGCTCAGGATTGTCAACGACAAACTGAACGCCGGCTGA
- a CDS encoding proline dehydrogenase family protein, with protein sequence MSESGIGWRSRLWQQTMIRAARSSLLSRVMEGNPLTHRLSRRYVGGGTRAEALETVRALAQKGLHSSPYYLGEYVDTPELVERNVREILDALAVFDAAEPPVFFSVDPTQIGYTISDDLGRANALRIAEALRQYPGIRFIMIDMEDASYVERTIALYETLREAGAQVAITLQAYLYRTEPDFERLASAGARIRLVKGAFVAGKDIAYTQKSDIDAAYERIARRALDPDLKTAGAYPIFATHDDRVLDALAPLIRANGWEPDQYEIEMLLGVREPLQRRLAQEGHTVRVYVPFGTAWWAYTVRRVGENPANARFVLQALWGR encoded by the coding sequence ATGAGCGAATCAGGCATTGGGTGGAGGTCGCGCCTGTGGCAGCAGACGATGATCCGCGCGGCGCGCAGCAGCCTTCTCAGCCGCGTGATGGAAGGCAATCCCCTCACGCACCGCCTCTCGCGGCGCTACGTCGGCGGCGGGACCCGCGCGGAAGCGCTAGAAACGGTCCGCGCGCTGGCGCAAAAGGGCCTGCACAGCTCGCCCTACTACCTGGGCGAATACGTCGATACGCCGGAGCTGGTTGAGCGTAACGTGCGCGAAATCCTCGACGCGCTGGCCGTGTTCGACGCCGCCGAGCCGCCGGTCTTCTTCTCGGTCGATCCCACGCAGATCGGCTACACGATCTCCGACGATCTGGGCCGCGCCAACGCCCTGCGCATCGCGGAGGCGCTGCGGCAGTACCCTGGCATCCGCTTCATCATGATCGACATGGAAGATGCGTCGTACGTGGAGCGCACCATTGCGCTGTACGAGACACTGCGTGAGGCCGGGGCGCAGGTGGCGATCACGCTGCAAGCCTACCTTTACCGTACTGAACCGGACTTCGAGCGGTTGGCGAGCGCGGGCGCACGCATCCGGCTGGTGAAAGGGGCGTTCGTGGCAGGGAAAGACATCGCCTACACGCAGAAATCCGACATTGACGCCGCGTACGAGCGTATCGCGCGCCGCGCGCTGGACCCAGATCTGAAGACGGCGGGCGCGTACCCGATCTTCGCCACGCATGACGACCGCGTCCTCGACGCGCTCGCGCCGCTGATCCGCGCAAACGGCTGGGAGCCGGATCAGTACGAGATCGAGATGCTGCTGGGCGTGCGCGAGCCGCTACAGCGCCGTCTGGCGCAGGAAGGCCATACCGTGCGCGTCTACGTGCCGTTCGGCACGGCGTGGTGGGCTTACACTGTGCGCCGGGTGGGCGAAAACCCTGCAAACGCGCGCTTCGTGCTCCAGGCGTTGTGGGGGCGCTGA
- the mobA gene encoding molybdenum cofactor guanylyltransferase, which translates to MSGLTVALMAGGKSSRMGQNKAFVLLQGRPLIEHILARIAQVPGVDETILITNSAEQFAHLNLPAYPDLIPNKGALGGVLTALHHSRTDAVLVVACDMPFISPALLRHMNTLRAEPSGPYDVIAPRVGDLPQGTLAIYSKACMPVIREQIDAGRLKLFGFYDRVKVRYVDEAETRQVDPQGLSFMNINTPDELDAANHLTADNPG; encoded by the coding sequence GTGTCAGGGTTAACCGTAGCGCTCATGGCGGGCGGCAAAAGCTCGCGCATGGGGCAAAACAAAGCATTCGTGCTGCTGCAAGGCCGCCCGCTGATCGAGCACATCCTCGCCCGGATCGCGCAGGTCCCCGGCGTGGACGAGACGATTCTGATCACCAACTCGGCAGAGCAGTTCGCGCACCTGAATCTGCCCGCCTACCCCGACCTCATCCCCAACAAGGGCGCGCTCGGCGGCGTGCTGACCGCGCTGCATCACAGCCGCACGGACGCGGTGCTGGTCGTCGCGTGCGACATGCCGTTCATCAGCCCGGCGCTGCTGCGGCACATGAATACGCTGCGCGCGGAGCCATCCGGCCCCTACGACGTCATCGCGCCGCGCGTGGGCGATCTGCCGCAGGGCACGCTCGCCATTTACAGCAAGGCGTGCATGCCCGTCATCCGCGAGCAGATCGACGCGGGGCGGCTGAAGCTGTTCGGGTTTTACGACCGCGTGAAAGTGCGCTACGTGGACGAGGCCGAAACGCGGCAGGTCGATCCGCAAGGGCTGTCGTTCATGAACATCAACACGCCCGACGAGCTGGACGCTGCGAACCACCTCACCGCCGACAACCCCGGCTGA
- a CDS encoding sn-glycerol-1-phosphate dehydrogenase: MDHPVEIVIGHDAIERLVQFCKDLPEPSLTLVADTNTYAALGERVERALTEAKLEVLPIILRGEEVAADEKRLVEVLVKAPPVPQTFLAVGSGTITDIARYVSYRTGNKFISVPTAASVDGFVSTGAPLVVGGIKDTYPSHGPYALFGDLKTLVEAPRPLTAGGFGDILGKANSLADWGLGQLLWNEPYDAGIAQRTRITLDECIQNAEEIRSGSEQALHALLEGLIESGLCILDFGNSRPASGAEHHCSHYWEMQLLKLGRPAILHGAKVGYAAILMSQLYAQVRGLTQDEVARLAAAASVPSREAQIEEIRAAYGESADGIIQIQQPFLSLTDADVAQLQQRIVAEWPTIQAIAATVPPPEAITHALETVGAPVSWRTLGLPESVVAGGPRYGHYLRNRFTILKLFGFLGLDAPGSIEYV, encoded by the coding sequence ATGGATCACCCAGTCGAAATCGTAATCGGCCATGACGCCATCGAGCGCCTGGTCCAGTTTTGCAAGGATCTGCCTGAGCCGAGCCTGACGTTGGTCGCGGACACGAACACGTACGCGGCCCTGGGCGAGCGTGTCGAGCGCGCGCTGACCGAGGCCAAGCTTGAGGTGCTGCCAATTATCCTGCGCGGCGAGGAAGTCGCGGCGGACGAGAAGCGTCTGGTCGAAGTGCTGGTGAAAGCGCCGCCCGTGCCGCAGACCTTCCTGGCGGTGGGCAGCGGCACGATCACGGACATCGCGCGTTACGTCAGCTACCGCACGGGGAACAAGTTCATTTCCGTGCCAACGGCGGCCTCGGTGGACGGCTTTGTGTCTACGGGCGCGCCGCTGGTGGTGGGCGGCATCAAGGATACCTACCCCTCGCATGGCCCCTACGCGCTGTTCGGCGACCTGAAGACGCTGGTCGAAGCGCCGCGTCCGCTGACGGCGGGCGGGTTCGGCGATATCCTGGGCAAGGCGAATTCGCTCGCCGACTGGGGGCTGGGCCAACTGCTGTGGAACGAGCCGTATGACGCGGGCATCGCGCAGCGCACGCGCATTACGCTGGACGAGTGTATTCAGAATGCCGAGGAGATCCGCAGCGGGTCCGAGCAGGCCCTGCATGCGCTGCTGGAGGGGTTAATCGAGTCCGGCCTGTGCATCCTGGACTTCGGCAACTCGCGGCCTGCGTCCGGCGCGGAGCATCACTGTTCGCACTACTGGGAGATGCAGCTGCTCAAGCTCGGTCGCCCGGCGATTCTGCACGGCGCGAAGGTAGGCTACGCCGCGATCCTGATGTCGCAACTTTACGCGCAGGTGCGGGGACTGACACAGGACGAGGTCGCGCGCCTCGCTGCCGCTGCGTCCGTGCCCTCGCGCGAGGCGCAGATCGAGGAGATCCGCGCGGCGTATGGCGAGTCGGCGGATGGCATCATCCAGATCCAGCAGCCGTTCCTGTCGCTGACAGATGCGGACGTGGCGCAGCTTCAGCAGCGCATCGTGGCCGAGTGGCCGACGATCCAGGCGATCGCCGCGACGGTCCCGCCGCCGGAGGCCATCACGCACGCGCTGGAGACGGTCGGCGCGCCGGTAAGCTGGCGCACGCTCGGCCTGCCGGAGTCGGTGGTCGCGGGCGGGCCGCGCTACGGGCATTACCTGCGCAACCGCTTCACGATCCTCAAGCTGTTCGGCTTCCTGGGCCTCGACGCGCCGGGATCGATTGAGTACGTGTAG
- a CDS encoding HAD-IIA family hydrolase: MAHTIDGFVFDLDGTVYLGDRALPGAPETIATLRAQGRHVLFVSNKPLEPRQNYAAKLTRLGIPTGPDDVITSGYVMGYHLAREYPKLRYYVVGEQPLLDELRSHGLEVAGEFESQNPKDVIQPDGIDAVIVAFDRTLDYRKLNTAYQALLNGARFFATNADKMCPMPGGGIPDAGATIAALEHITGRQLELLAGKPSLLIMQVALDRLGLPAGRCMMIGDRLETDMRMGQQAGMVTAAVMSGASTREDVARMERPPDLVLDGIGNLPDALAAMESA, from the coding sequence ATGGCCCACACGATAGACGGTTTTGTGTTCGACCTGGACGGCACGGTTTATCTGGGCGATCGCGCGCTGCCTGGCGCACCGGAGACAATCGCCACACTGCGCGCGCAGGGCAGGCACGTCCTGTTCGTGAGCAACAAGCCGCTGGAGCCGCGCCAGAACTACGCCGCCAAGCTAACCCGCCTGGGCATCCCGACCGGGCCGGACGATGTCATCACGTCGGGCTACGTGATGGGCTACCATCTCGCCCGCGAGTACCCCAAGCTGCGGTATTACGTGGTGGGCGAGCAGCCGCTGCTCGACGAGCTGCGCAGCCACGGCCTTGAGGTCGCCGGGGAGTTCGAGTCGCAGAACCCCAAGGACGTGATCCAGCCCGACGGCATCGACGCGGTGATTGTCGCCTTCGACCGCACGCTGGACTATCGCAAGCTCAACACGGCGTATCAGGCGCTGCTGAACGGCGCGCGCTTCTTCGCCACCAACGCCGACAAGATGTGCCCCATGCCCGGCGGCGGCATCCCCGACGCGGGCGCGACCATCGCCGCGCTGGAGCATATCACCGGGCGGCAGCTCGAACTGCTGGCGGGCAAGCCGTCGCTGCTGATCATGCAGGTGGCGCTGGACCGGCTGGGGCTGCCCGCCGGGCGCTGCATGATGATCGGGGACCGGCTGGAGACAGATATGCGCATGGGCCAGCAGGCAGGCATGGTCACGGCAGCGGTGATGTCCGGCGCGTCCACGCGCGAGGACGTAGCGCGCATGGAGCGCCCACCCGACCTCGTGCTGGACGGCATCGGCAACCTGCCGGACGCGCTCGCGGCGATGGAGAGCGCGTAA
- a CDS encoding sugar phosphate isomerase/epimerase family protein, producing the protein MPKFGAHAFVWIPDWNTEMGNQAIAEAAKAGCDFIEIPILRPDDFDAAAHKKALKDAGIEAAASTVLPRDAHAPKAPDKAIAYLKACLDQLEAVGGTYLGGCIGYSLGYLTGAAPTAAERQTVIDVLGEVADYAKARGMTLSLEVCNRYETYMYNALADGQDAVKAVRALGFDNIELHADTYHMNIEEEGFYQPLVDAAETLGYIHMSESHRGLVGSGTVIWDQVFKGLADAHYTGPLVLESFAAVNKDLIAATCLWRPPNQPPAVLAGEGIKFLRDGAAKVGLA; encoded by the coding sequence ATGCCAAAATTTGGCGCACATGCATTTGTTTGGATACCCGACTGGAACACCGAGATGGGCAACCAGGCGATTGCCGAAGCCGCGAAAGCGGGCTGCGACTTCATCGAGATCCCGATCCTGCGCCCTGACGACTTCGACGCAGCGGCGCACAAGAAGGCGCTGAAGGATGCCGGGATCGAAGCGGCAGCCTCCACCGTGCTGCCCCGCGACGCGCACGCGCCGAAGGCCCCCGACAAGGCCATCGCCTACCTGAAGGCGTGCCTGGACCAGCTCGAAGCGGTCGGCGGCACATACCTGGGCGGCTGCATCGGCTATTCGCTGGGCTACCTGACCGGCGCGGCTCCCACGGCTGCCGAGCGTCAGACGGTGATCGACGTGCTGGGCGAGGTCGCAGACTATGCCAAGGCGCGCGGCATGACGCTGTCGCTGGAAGTCTGCAACCGTTACGAGACGTATATGTACAACGCGCTGGCGGACGGTCAGGACGCGGTCAAGGCCGTGCGCGCGCTGGGCTTTGACAACATCGAGCTGCACGCCGACACGTACCACATGAACATCGAGGAAGAGGGCTTCTACCAGCCGCTGGTCGATGCCGCCGAGACGCTCGGCTACATCCACATGAGCGAGAGCCATCGCGGGCTGGTCGGCTCCGGCACGGTGATTTGGGATCAGGTCTTCAAGGGCCTGGCCGACGCGCATTACACCGGTCCGCTGGTGTTGGAATCGTTCGCGGCAGTCAACAAAGACCTGATTGCGGCAACGTGCCTGTGGCGTCCGCCGAACCAGCCGCCTGCGGTGCTGGCGGGTGAGGGCATCAAGTTCCTGCGGGATGGCGCGGCGAAGGTCGGACTGGCATAG
- a CDS encoding ARMT1-like domain-containing protein: protein MTHSVLDRIQPLRMDNDFARDTMTRRVPGILREVQAVNPDYPPEIMQAIDRLRDALVNDEPIAMLDLLPAPPPDYVDWLVTWRAQSKRSPRMTWQSAEWFFTETYLYRCLMQAIRWHETGRDPFVAIKQRDMRSERFLQLVTAALDVQGSFSEKLGQMLAIDLWGNRVDLSHPASDLADKAAADDDLLVDDTAAVVDLIRPDGPRADGAIHLVTDNAGSELALDLVLLDLLVVGSGSPVVLHVKPHPTYVSDATAADIWTTLDVFEAAGGTPSALAQRLRAAWQAGQWRMTTNHLWGSARYLWEMPPTLYEAFDHGRLIILKGDVNYRRLTGDTVWTDDVTFADVVGKLPLPVLALRSLKCDSAVGLPQPRAAQLDATTPGWRATGQYGVIQFARNAS from the coding sequence ATGACTCATTCCGTACTGGATCGCATCCAGCCCCTGCGCATGGATAACGACTTCGCCCGCGACACGATGACCCGGCGCGTGCCGGGCATTCTGCGCGAGGTGCAGGCCGTCAACCCCGACTACCCGCCCGAAATCATGCAGGCCATCGACCGGCTGCGCGACGCGCTGGTCAACGACGAGCCGATCGCCATGCTCGACCTGCTGCCCGCGCCGCCGCCCGACTATGTGGACTGGCTGGTGACGTGGCGCGCGCAGAGCAAACGCTCCCCGCGCATGACGTGGCAGAGCGCCGAGTGGTTTTTCACCGAAACGTACCTGTACCGCTGCCTGATGCAGGCAATCCGCTGGCATGAAACCGGGCGCGACCCGTTCGTGGCGATCAAGCAGCGCGACATGCGGAGCGAGCGCTTCTTGCAGTTGGTGACGGCGGCGCTGGACGTGCAGGGCAGCTTTTCAGAGAAGCTGGGACAGATGCTGGCGATTGACCTGTGGGGCAACCGCGTCGATCTCAGCCATCCCGCCAGCGACCTGGCCGACAAGGCCGCCGCTGACGACGATCTGCTGGTGGACGACACGGCGGCGGTGGTCGATCTGATTCGCCCGGATGGCCCGCGCGCGGACGGCGCGATCCACCTCGTCACCGACAATGCGGGCAGCGAGCTGGCGCTGGACCTCGTGCTGCTCGACCTGCTGGTGGTGGGCAGCGGCAGCCCGGTCGTGCTGCACGTCAAGCCGCACCCCACCTACGTTAGCGACGCGACGGCGGCGGACATCTGGACTACGCTCGACGTGTTCGAGGCGGCAGGCGGCACGCCGTCGGCCCTGGCGCAGCGGCTGCGGGCCGCGTGGCAGGCCGGGCAGTGGCGCATGACCACGAATCACCTGTGGGGCAGCGCGCGCTACCTGTGGGAAATGCCGCCCACGCTCTACGAGGCATTCGACCACGGTCGCCTGATCATCTTGAAGGGTGACGTGAACTACCGCCGCCTTACCGGGGACACCGTCTGGACCGACGACGTGACCTTCGCGGATGTGGTCGGCAAGCTGCCGCTGCCGGTGCTGGCGCTGCGCAGCCTGAAGTGCGACTCGGCGGTGGGCCTGCCCCAGCCGCGCGCCGCCCAGCTCGACGCCACGACGCCCGGCTGGCGCGCCACGGGGCAGTACGGGGTGATCCAGTTCGCCCGGAACGCTTCGTAG
- a CDS encoding LysM peptidoglycan-binding domain-containing protein: MVTSTLKWRIVTVAALVGALIAFGGAGAALRAPDTVLAQGDSGSTVVSAVNAYRVTHGLPALTVNASLMAAAQNHASWMAASYTYSHTGDGGTSPQNRANAAGYSGNVLENFFLGGSASSQDAVNWWDTSPVHKAGMLATPHTEVGAGFASNGDVRIFVLVVGNPVPPTPVPRVASGGAAVEEEEEEAGPPMIMIYKSDPREDGSVVHDVQEGQTLWDISAVYGVGLDELSALNYLKPGDVIHPGDQILVQLGPGQTPPPPPEQPKTHVVEEGETIWEIAVLNGLTVDELLALNGLTRADVLVPGTELWLRADDPATAEPTAPAATVPPTLAGPTPTPAPPA; this comes from the coding sequence ATGGTGACTTCAACCCTCAAGTGGCGCATCGTAACCGTAGCTGCCCTCGTCGGGGCACTTATCGCATTCGGCGGGGCTGGCGCAGCATTGCGCGCACCCGATACCGTCCTGGCGCAGGGCGATTCCGGCTCGACCGTGGTCAGCGCGGTGAACGCCTACCGCGTGACACACGGCCTGCCCGCGTTGACGGTCAACGCCTCGCTGATGGCCGCGGCGCAAAATCACGCCAGCTGGATGGCCGCGAGCTATACCTATTCGCACACCGGTGACGGCGGGACTTCGCCGCAGAATCGCGCCAACGCGGCGGGTTACTCCGGCAACGTGCTCGAAAACTTCTTCCTGGGCGGGTCGGCCAGCTCGCAGGATGCCGTCAACTGGTGGGACACCAGCCCGGTGCACAAGGCCGGCATGCTCGCCACGCCGCACACCGAGGTTGGCGCGGGCTTCGCGTCGAACGGTGACGTGCGGATCTTTGTGCTGGTGGTCGGCAACCCTGTGCCGCCGACGCCGGTGCCCAGGGTCGCCTCTGGCGGCGCTGCGGTCGAGGAAGAGGAAGAAGAGGCCGGGCCGCCGATGATCATGATCTATAAGAGCGATCCGCGCGAAGATGGCTCGGTTGTGCATGACGTGCAAGAGGGTCAAACGCTGTGGGACATCTCCGCCGTGTACGGCGTCGGCCTGGACGAGCTGAGCGCGCTGAACTACCTGAAACCGGGCGACGTGATCCACCCTGGCGACCAGATCCTGGTGCAGTTAGGGCCGGGACAGACACCGCCGCCGCCGCCGGAGCAGCCGAAGACCCACGTAGTCGAGGAAGGCGAGACGATCTGGGAGATCGCCGTGCTGAATGGGCTGACGGTAGACGAACTGCTGGCCCTGAACGGCCTGACGCGCGCGGATGTGCTGGTTCCCGGCACGGAACTGTGGCTGCGTGCGGACGATCCGGCCACGGCGGAGCCGACCGCCCCGGCGGCCACTGTTCCACCGACACTTGCCGGGCCGACCCCCACGCCAGCGCCACCCGCCTGA